In Pedobacter sp. WC2423, the following are encoded in one genomic region:
- a CDS encoding MlaE family ABC transporter permease encodes MDPNTENPNITPRKYVISKKLDSMFFGIYHAYQFVLRFFKEVFVPPYEFKEIIHQCYEVGYKSLPLISLTGFITGVVFTNQSRPSLANFGATSWLPSLISIAIIRALAPLVTALIAAGKVGSNMGAELGSMKVTEQIDAMEVSATNPFKYLVVSRILATTFMIPILVMYTACVALMGAFLSVHSNEQTSFSMFFSQVFDTISFLDIFSTTFKSTVFGFTIGVVGCYHGYNSSKGTEGVGKAANSAVVAAMFLIFVEEIIIVQIVNAFR; translated from the coding sequence ATGGATCCTAACACAGAAAATCCGAACATCACGCCTCGCAAATACGTCATTTCTAAAAAACTTGACAGCATGTTCTTCGGTATATATCACGCTTATCAGTTTGTACTTCGCTTTTTTAAAGAAGTTTTTGTACCGCCCTACGAGTTTAAAGAAATCATACATCAATGTTATGAAGTGGGTTATAAATCCCTGCCCCTGATCTCACTTACTGGTTTTATTACCGGGGTTGTATTTACCAATCAATCCAGGCCTTCACTGGCCAATTTCGGCGCAACTTCGTGGTTACCTTCACTGATTTCTATTGCGATTATCCGTGCATTAGCTCCATTGGTTACCGCTTTAATCGCTGCTGGTAAAGTAGGTTCTAATATGGGTGCTGAACTTGGGTCAATGAAAGTTACTGAACAGATTGATGCCATGGAAGTATCAGCAACCAATCCTTTTAAATATCTGGTAGTTAGCAGGATACTGGCCACTACCTTTATGATTCCTATACTGGTAATGTATACCGCTTGTGTGGCTTTAATGGGTGCTTTTCTAAGTGTCCACAGCAATGAGCAAACCAGTTTTTCCATGTTTTTCTCACAAGTATTTGACACCATCAGCTTTTTAGATATATTTTCAACTACTTTTAAATCAACAGTTTTTGGTTTTACAATCGGTGTAGTTGGATGCTATCATGGATACAATTCTTCCAAAGGTACTGAAGGTGTTGGAAAAGCAGCGAATTCGGCAGTAGTTGCCGCCATGTTCCTGATTTTTGTCGAAGAGATTATTATTGTTCAAATTGTAAATGCTTTCCGTTAA
- a CDS encoding saccharopine dehydrogenase family protein has product MINKILSLGLGKVGTLVATLLSDQFEVTGMDKQAPHYDYELPFTIATGDVSDLVLMEKMIGQFDAVVSALPFFLNSPIARIAHQLGKHYFDLTEDVPTTNEIRKLSETATAVMAPQCGLAPGLIGIIGAHLGKDFEKLRSIDMRVGALPKYPNGAMGYAFNWSAAGVVNEYINDAEAIHHGQRKMVPSLQGKEAIQINGALYEAFYTSGGLGTMCETYAGKLDRLDYKTIRYPGHCDLMNFLINELHMKEDKQRLEDILKNAKPPVDEDVVIIYADAEGWKNNELKRNEFCRSYGPIELNGNSWRAISWTTAASIVAVVEMVANGSLPSKGFIKQEEISFEALLNTKCGSLFN; this is encoded by the coding sequence ATGATCAATAAAATTTTAAGCCTGGGCCTTGGCAAGGTAGGTACGCTGGTAGCCACATTGCTAAGCGACCAGTTCGAAGTGACCGGAATGGACAAACAAGCTCCACATTATGATTATGAGCTTCCATTCACTATTGCCACTGGAGATGTATCTGATCTGGTTTTAATGGAAAAGATGATCGGTCAATTTGATGCGGTGGTTTCCGCCCTGCCGTTTTTCTTAAATAGTCCGATTGCAAGAATCGCGCACCAATTGGGAAAACATTATTTTGATTTAACTGAAGACGTTCCTACCACCAATGAAATCAGAAAATTAAGTGAAACAGCTACGGCTGTAATGGCTCCTCAATGTGGTCTTGCACCAGGATTAATAGGTATTATTGGTGCTCATCTGGGAAAAGATTTTGAGAAACTAAGATCAATTGATATGCGTGTGGGTGCTTTACCAAAATATCCGAACGGCGCAATGGGTTATGCTTTTAACTGGTCTGCAGCTGGTGTAGTCAATGAATATATTAATGATGCTGAAGCCATTCACCATGGTCAGCGAAAAATGGTGCCTTCTTTACAAGGCAAAGAAGCTATCCAGATTAATGGCGCTTTATATGAAGCTTTTTATACCTCTGGTGGTTTGGGCACGATGTGTGAAACCTATGCCGGTAAACTGGACAGACTTGATTACAAAACCATTCGTTATCCCGGACATTGTGACCTGATGAACTTCCTGATTAATGAATTACATATGAAGGAAGATAAACAACGATTGGAAGATATTCTTAAAAACGCAAAACCTCCGGTCGATGAAGATGTTGTGATTATCTATGCAGATGCCGAAGGATGGAAAAACAATGAATTGAAACGCAATGAGTTTTGCAGATCTTATGGCCCGATTGAATTAAATGGTAATTCCTGGAGAGCGATTTCCTGGACTACAGCAGCAAGTATTGTTGCAGTGGTAGAAATGGTAGCCAATGGATCATTACCTTCAAAAGGGTTTATCAAACAGGAAGAAATTTCATTCGAAGCTCTTTTAAATACAAAATGCGGCAGTCTCTTTAATTAA
- a CDS encoding DUF1338 domain-containing protein produces the protein MNFNHHSPLDIFLTELFDRYREAVPEVNQITAALLKNGVVNSQDEIVNDHIAFRTLGVPNLGIQSFEKIFLFHGYQKRDHYYFEEKKLDAYWYAPPAPEYPRIFLSELIVGQLSHNTQEIIKKYTGDIKSDPVDALDLNDGDAIAAFLHHPLWKLPDLKDYTALLEESEYAAWVIYNRYYLNHYTISVHALPEDYRFLPDFNKFVESLGIKLNDAGGKIKTSADGLLSQSSTVAGLHEVEFADGEKTKIAGSYVEFAERSVLPAYSHLKPEEIQPIHRREGFETSNADKIFESTYTGQVKS, from the coding sequence ATGAATTTTAATCATCACAGTCCCCTGGATATTTTCCTGACTGAACTTTTTGACCGGTACCGCGAAGCTGTGCCAGAAGTTAATCAAATTACAGCTGCTTTATTAAAAAACGGTGTGGTGAATTCTCAGGATGAAATTGTAAATGATCATATCGCTTTCAGAACGCTTGGAGTTCCGAACCTGGGTATCCAATCTTTTGAAAAGATCTTTTTGTTTCACGGCTATCAAAAGAGAGATCATTATTATTTTGAAGAAAAAAAGCTGGATGCCTATTGGTATGCCCCTCCTGCTCCGGAATATCCGCGGATCTTTTTAAGTGAACTTATAGTAGGTCAGCTGAGTCACAACACGCAGGAAATTATCAAAAAATATACCGGTGATATCAAATCAGATCCGGTCGATGCACTGGACCTGAATGATGGTGATGCTATTGCCGCATTTCTGCATCATCCTTTATGGAAACTACCAGATTTAAAAGATTATACCGCATTACTGGAAGAAAGTGAATATGCTGCCTGGGTAATTTACAACCGGTATTACCTGAATCATTATACAATCAGTGTGCACGCACTGCCTGAAGATTACCGGTTTCTCCCTGATTTTAATAAATTTGTAGAAAGCCTGGGAATCAAATTAAATGACGCTGGCGGAAAAATTAAAACAAGCGCTGATGGTTTATTAAGTCAGAGCAGTACCGTGGCCGGTTTACATGAAGTTGAGTTTGCTGATGGCGAAAAAACAAAGATCGCCGGTAGTTATGTAGAGTTTGCAGAACGTTCAGTTTTACCCGCCTATAGTCACCTTAAACCTGAAGAGATTCAGCCCATACACCGGAGAGAAGGTTTTGAAACCAGCAATGCTGACAAGATTTTCGAAAGCACTTACACTGGACAAGTAAAGTCCTGA
- a CDS encoding FAD-binding and (Fe-S)-binding domain-containing protein yields the protein MKSLSGSLDGDFFTDNQTRILYATDASAYREMPLAVAIPRSVPDLEKLILFAAEHGVSLIPRTAGTSLAGQVVGKGIVVDVSKYFNRILELNVEERWVKVQPGVVRDELNLYLKPFGLYFGPETSTANRAMIGGMVGNNSCGSNSLIYGSTREHTLEIKALLSDGSAVDFKALEFEEFIKKCEGGSLENELYRNIRSLLSNYENQLSIREQFPAKSIERRNTGYAIDILLDTSPFTAETEDFNFCKLIAGSEGTLAFMTEIKLNLEPVLKEETALLCIHFNSIDDALMANLIALKYEPRVSELIDHLILECTKENIEQSKNRFFVSGDPAAILVVEYSGKNKQEITAKAARVEAEMRANGLGYHFPLVFGPDMSRIWSLRKAGLGLLSNLPGDEKAVAVIEDTAVDVKDLPAYIRDFNEILKKHGLFSVHYAHAGSGEIHLRPILNLKTVEGNRLFRVIAEEIAKLVKQYNGSLSGEHGDGRLRGEFIEQMIGPRNYKMLKEIKSTWDPKNIFNPGKITDTPAMDTMLRYEPGQQTPEIKTVFRYQDQNILQHAEQCNGSGDCRKSHLAGGTMCPSFMATRNEKDTTRARANMLREMLTHSTKINRFDHQELKDVMDLCLSCKGCKSECPSNVDMAKLKAEFLQGYYDANGVPLKTWIIGAFNQLNKLASLSPALYNWSIGNKTTSAFIRKICGFAQERSLPLLYKTTLKKWFIQHQKPVEPGALKQKTVYFFCDEFTNYLDTEIGIKAILLLEKLGYQVIIPEHLESGRTWISKGLLRKAKKIAQHNVFQLSKIITEDTPLIGIEPSAILTFRDEYVDLVDLPQLKMAEQLAKNSLLIDEFIAREIENGNIARSSFSKENKLIQLHGHCQQKAWAAVGASKQILAFPENYKVEVIPSGCCGMAGSFGYEKKHYELSMQIGELVLFPEVRKQSESVIIAATGTSCRHQIKDGTSNKALHPIEVLYDALV from the coding sequence ATGAAATCCCTGTCCGGCTCACTGGACGGGGATTTCTTTACTGACAATCAGACCCGTATTTTATATGCTACAGATGCCTCAGCTTACCGGGAGATGCCCCTTGCTGTTGCTATACCCAGGTCTGTTCCGGACCTGGAAAAACTTATTCTGTTTGCTGCGGAACATGGAGTGTCTCTGATTCCCCGTACTGCCGGTACCTCACTTGCAGGACAAGTTGTAGGTAAGGGTATTGTTGTTGATGTTTCTAAATATTTTAACAGGATACTGGAACTCAATGTAGAGGAAAGATGGGTAAAGGTTCAGCCTGGCGTTGTTCGTGATGAGCTTAACCTGTATCTTAAACCATTTGGGCTATATTTTGGCCCTGAAACATCAACCGCTAACAGGGCGATGATTGGCGGAATGGTTGGTAATAACTCCTGCGGTTCAAATAGCCTGATTTATGGAAGTACCCGTGAACATACACTGGAAATTAAAGCCTTGCTTTCTGACGGTTCTGCAGTAGATTTTAAAGCGCTTGAATTTGAAGAATTCATTAAAAAGTGTGAAGGCGGTTCTTTAGAAAATGAGCTGTACAGAAATATCAGGTCCTTGCTCAGCAATTATGAAAATCAGCTGAGTATCCGTGAGCAGTTTCCGGCTAAAAGTATCGAAAGACGGAATACCGGCTATGCGATTGACATTTTGCTGGACACCTCTCCTTTTACAGCAGAAACTGAAGACTTCAATTTCTGTAAGCTTATTGCAGGTTCTGAAGGTACACTGGCATTCATGACAGAGATCAAACTTAACCTGGAACCTGTTTTAAAGGAAGAAACAGCATTACTGTGCATACATTTCAATAGTATTGACGATGCACTAATGGCTAATCTGATCGCTTTAAAATATGAGCCAAGGGTAAGTGAACTGATAGATCATCTGATTCTTGAATGTACCAAAGAAAATATAGAGCAGTCAAAAAATCGTTTCTTTGTTTCAGGTGATCCTGCTGCTATTCTTGTGGTAGAATATTCAGGTAAAAACAAACAGGAAATTACAGCAAAGGCTGCCAGAGTTGAGGCAGAAATGAGAGCAAATGGATTAGGTTATCATTTTCCGTTGGTTTTTGGCCCGGATATGTCCAGAATCTGGTCTTTAAGAAAAGCTGGTTTAGGTTTATTAAGTAATCTTCCCGGAGACGAAAAAGCTGTAGCTGTGATTGAAGATACTGCTGTGGATGTAAAAGATTTACCTGCTTATATCCGTGATTTTAATGAAATTCTCAAAAAACACGGCCTGTTTTCTGTCCATTATGCACATGCGGGTTCAGGAGAAATCCATCTGCGGCCTATATTGAATCTGAAAACAGTGGAAGGTAACCGCTTATTCAGGGTAATTGCAGAAGAAATAGCGAAACTCGTCAAACAATACAATGGTTCACTAAGTGGTGAACATGGAGACGGCAGATTGCGTGGTGAATTTATTGAGCAAATGATTGGCCCGCGTAACTATAAAATGCTGAAGGAGATTAAATCAACCTGGGATCCAAAAAACATCTTTAATCCCGGCAAGATCACTGATACGCCTGCTATGGATACCATGCTCAGGTATGAACCTGGTCAGCAAACACCTGAAATAAAGACTGTATTTCGTTATCAGGATCAGAATATTTTACAGCATGCTGAACAATGTAACGGATCAGGTGATTGCCGTAAGTCACATTTAGCTGGCGGTACGATGTGCCCATCTTTTATGGCGACAAGGAACGAGAAAGACACCACCAGGGCCAGAGCTAATATGCTGCGTGAAATGCTCACACATTCCACTAAAATCAATCGCTTCGATCATCAGGAGCTTAAAGATGTGATGGATTTGTGTCTGAGCTGTAAAGGTTGTAAGTCAGAATGTCCTTCCAATGTGGATATGGCTAAACTTAAAGCTGAATTTTTACAGGGTTATTATGATGCTAATGGGGTCCCATTGAAAACCTGGATTATAGGTGCATTTAATCAGCTCAACAAGCTGGCCTCTTTATCTCCGGCATTATACAATTGGAGTATCGGCAATAAAACCACGAGTGCTTTCATCAGGAAAATTTGTGGCTTTGCTCAGGAACGTTCCCTCCCGCTATTGTATAAAACAACTTTAAAAAAATGGTTTATTCAACATCAAAAACCTGTTGAACCAGGCGCTTTAAAACAAAAAACTGTTTATTTTTTCTGTGATGAATTCACCAATTATTTAGATACTGAAATTGGGATTAAAGCAATTCTTTTATTAGAGAAATTAGGTTATCAGGTGATTATCCCTGAGCATCTGGAGAGTGGAAGAACCTGGATTTCCAAAGGCCTGCTCCGCAAGGCCAAAAAGATTGCACAGCATAATGTATTCCAGCTCAGTAAAATTATCACTGAAGATACTCCTTTAATTGGTATTGAACCTTCAGCGATATTGACTTTCAGGGATGAATATGTTGATCTGGTAGATTTACCACAGTTAAAAATGGCTGAACAGCTGGCTAAAAACAGCTTGTTAATAGATGAGTTTATTGCCAGAGAGATTGAGAATGGAAATATTGCCCGGTCCAGTTTCAGCAAAGAAAACAAATTGATTCAATTACATGGACATTGCCAGCAAAAAGCATGGGCAGCGGTGGGTGCATCAAAACAAATACTGGCCTTCCCGGAAAACTATAAAGTAGAAGTTATTCCTTCTGGTTGTTGCGGTATGGCTGGTTCATTTGGTTATGAAAAGAAGCATTACGAATTATCTATGCAGATCGGAGAATTAGTTTTGTTTCCCGAAGTCAGAAAACAATCAGAAAGCGTGATCATTGCCGCAACCGGAACAAGCTGCCGGCATCAGATCAAGGATGGTACCAGTAATAAGGCATTACATCCAATAGAAGTGTTATATGATGCGCTGGTTTAA
- a CDS encoding aldehyde dehydrogenase family protein gives MDIKEVLKQLGITDNNSGTSTGHQWMEPGAKVITSSSPVDGKEIAKVSTTSPEDYEKVISTSAEAFLFWRNVPAPKRGEIVRQLGEALRLNKENLGVLVSYEMGKSLQEGLGEVQEMIDICDFAVGLSRQLYGLTMHSERPDHRMYEQWHPLGIVGVISAFNFPVAVWSWNTALALVCGNVCIWKPSSKTPLCAVACQHIIASVLKANDMPEGISSLITGNPVGDLINNDPRIPLVSFTGSTRVGRLVSSAVAGRFGRTILELGGNNAIIVSKDADLDIAIIGAAFGAVGTAGQRCTSTRRLIIHEEIYEEFKNKLVKAYGQLRIGDPLDQNNHVGPLIDEAAVAVYSEAIEKGKAQGANFIVEGGVLTGGPYSSGCYVKPCIAEVKNHYQIVQEETFAPILYIMSYKTLEEAIALQNGVPQGLSSAIMTLNLREAELFLSTNGSDCGIANVNIGTSGAEIGGAFGGEKETGGGRESGSDAWKGYMRRQTNTINYANKLPLAQGIKFDL, from the coding sequence ATGGATATCAAAGAAGTATTAAAGCAATTAGGCATTACGGATAATAACAGTGGTACTTCAACCGGACATCAATGGATGGAACCGGGCGCAAAAGTTATCACTTCTTCATCGCCCGTAGATGGCAAAGAAATAGCAAAAGTAAGTACAACCAGTCCGGAAGATTATGAAAAAGTAATCAGTACAAGTGCAGAAGCATTTTTATTCTGGCGTAATGTACCTGCCCCAAAAAGAGGCGAAATAGTGAGACAACTGGGGGAAGCACTTCGCTTAAATAAAGAAAATCTGGGAGTCCTTGTTTCTTATGAAATGGGAAAAAGCTTACAGGAAGGGCTTGGTGAAGTTCAGGAAATGATAGATATCTGTGATTTCGCTGTTGGACTATCCAGACAATTGTACGGTTTGACCATGCATTCTGAAAGACCAGATCACAGAATGTATGAGCAATGGCATCCACTGGGTATTGTTGGTGTAATTTCTGCATTCAACTTCCCTGTGGCTGTCTGGAGCTGGAATACTGCATTAGCACTGGTTTGCGGAAATGTTTGTATTTGGAAGCCTTCTTCTAAAACACCACTTTGCGCAGTTGCCTGTCAGCATATTATTGCTTCAGTTTTAAAAGCGAATGATATGCCAGAAGGAATCAGCTCATTAATTACAGGAAATCCTGTCGGAGATCTGATCAACAATGATCCAAGGATTCCATTGGTTTCCTTTACCGGGTCAACAAGAGTTGGTCGTTTGGTCTCATCAGCAGTAGCAGGCCGTTTCGGAAGAACGATTCTTGAACTTGGCGGTAACAATGCCATTATCGTTTCCAAAGATGCAGATCTGGATATCGCTATTATCGGGGCGGCATTTGGTGCAGTAGGAACTGCGGGACAAAGATGTACCTCGACCAGGCGTTTAATTATTCATGAGGAAATTTATGAAGAGTTTAAGAATAAACTTGTCAAAGCGTATGGACAGCTGCGTATTGGAGATCCGTTAGATCAGAATAACCATGTTGGGCCGCTGATTGACGAAGCTGCTGTAGCCGTTTATTCAGAGGCTATTGAAAAAGGCAAGGCTCAGGGCGCAAACTTTATTGTTGAGGGTGGCGTTCTTACAGGTGGTCCTTACAGTTCAGGCTGTTATGTTAAACCTTGTATTGCAGAAGTAAAAAATCATTACCAGATTGTACAGGAAGAAACTTTTGCACCTATTCTATATATCATGAGTTATAAAACTCTGGAAGAAGCAATTGCTCTTCAAAATGGTGTTCCGCAAGGGCTTTCATCTGCGATCATGACCTTAAACCTGAGAGAAGCTGAACTATTCTTATCTACGAATGGATCTGACTGTGGTATCGCAAATGTGAATATCGGTACTTCTGGTGCTGAAATTGGCGGCGCTTTTGGTGGTGAAAAAGAAACAGGTGGTGGTAGAGAAAGTGGATCTGATGCCTGGAAAGGATATATGCGCAGACAAACCAATACCATCAATTACGCGAATAAATTACCACTTGCACAGGGTATTAAATTCGATCTTTAG
- a CDS encoding ABC transporter ATP-binding protein, with amino-acid sequence MVKEQKAIDRNNAVISIKGLKKAFGDLEVLRGVDLEVYQGENLVVLGRSGTGKSVLIKVISGLLLPDAGDVDVLGQSVEHLSTRDLMALRLKVGFSFQNSALYDSMTVRQNLEFPLVRNSRNLRRKEINREVEDVLDAVGLSQTIEQMPSELSGGQRKRIGIARTLILRPEIMLYDEPTAGLDPITCIEINNLINEVQEKYKTTSIIITHDLTCAKETGDRIAMLLDGQFAIQGTFDEVFASKDERVQSFYNYNFTQ; translated from the coding sequence ATGGTAAAAGAACAGAAAGCAATAGACAGAAATAATGCAGTTATTTCTATCAAAGGCTTAAAGAAAGCCTTTGGTGATCTTGAGGTACTGAGAGGCGTTGACCTGGAGGTTTATCAAGGGGAAAACCTGGTTGTACTGGGCCGCTCGGGTACTGGAAAATCAGTATTAATCAAAGTTATATCAGGTTTACTCCTTCCTGATGCTGGAGATGTAGACGTGCTTGGACAAAGCGTAGAGCACTTAAGTACAAGGGATTTGATGGCACTAAGATTAAAAGTAGGGTTCTCATTTCAGAATAGTGCTTTATATGATAGTATGACTGTGCGTCAGAATCTTGAATTCCCTTTAGTAAGAAATTCAAGAAATCTGAGACGTAAAGAAATCAATCGTGAAGTGGAAGATGTATTGGATGCAGTTGGTTTATCACAGACGATAGAGCAAATGCCTTCAGAACTTTCTGGCGGACAGCGTAAAAGAATTGGTATTGCAAGGACATTGATTCTAAGACCAGAAATTATGCTCTATGATGAGCCAACTGCCGGCCTTGACCCTATTACCTGTATTGAAATTAATAACCTGATCAACGAAGTTCAGGAAAAATATAAAACCACATCTATTATTATTACACACGATTTAACCTGTGCTAAAGAAACTGGCGACAGAATTGCTATGCTATTAGATGGTCAGTTTGCGATACAGGGAACATTTGATGAAGTCTTTGCGAGTAAAGACGAACGTGTTCAATCTTTTTACAATTATAATTTTACACAATAA
- a CDS encoding PLP-dependent aminotransferase family protein: MLPFKTLIIIDESSTIAVYRQIADCLIVLITDGIIQPGTFLPSTREMAILLDKHRNTIVAAYEELSTQDWIETLPRVGIRAALDLPLIKPRSFQEGGKNQTYSSPAKFSFKHDIPGPVQHISPLKRNSIIVNDGFPDADLAPFDSMLREYRKLMQGSKLKTLMYLKDFGGTQALKNSTVDFLNDSRGLNISTDNLLITRGAQMAIYLAAAMVIKPGDHVLVSDPSYYIADEVFKQLGANLIRIPVDEHGMDIEEVEKALKSTTISLLYIIPHHHHPTTVTMSQLRRTRLLELIKAYQLPVIEDDYDYDFHYSNSPVLPLASADHDSHVLYIGSFTKLLAPSCRIGYLIGATNFIIQATNFKRLIDLRGDTMMEEALSVIINSGELARHIKKSKKVYHERCDQTALLIADQLSHAVDFTKPQGGLALWLKFKAEYPLADVIAKARFSGLLFTGSAYYEGADQKHNGIRFGFASLKESEMNRAVEILRKITI; encoded by the coding sequence ATGCTCCCATTTAAAACTCTGATCATAATTGATGAAAGCAGCACTATAGCTGTATATAGACAAATAGCTGACTGTCTAATTGTTCTGATAACAGATGGAATAATACAACCCGGAACTTTTTTGCCCAGCACCAGGGAGATGGCCATATTACTTGATAAACATCGCAATACAATTGTTGCTGCCTATGAAGAGCTGAGTACGCAGGATTGGATTGAAACTTTACCCAGAGTAGGCATCAGAGCAGCTCTCGATCTGCCTTTAATTAAACCAAGGTCTTTTCAGGAAGGTGGAAAAAATCAAACTTATTCCAGCCCAGCAAAATTCAGTTTCAAGCATGATATTCCTGGTCCTGTCCAGCATATTTCCCCATTAAAACGCAACTCAATAATTGTCAATGATGGCTTTCCTGATGCTGATCTTGCTCCGTTTGACAGCATGCTCCGGGAGTATAGAAAATTGATGCAGGGTTCCAAACTCAAAACATTAATGTATCTCAAAGATTTTGGAGGTACACAAGCATTGAAAAATTCCACAGTCGATTTCCTGAATGATTCCCGTGGTTTAAACATATCAACAGACAATCTTTTGATAACCAGAGGCGCACAGATGGCCATTTATCTTGCAGCGGCTATGGTGATTAAGCCCGGTGATCATGTGCTTGTTAGTGATCCGAGCTATTACATTGCTGATGAGGTTTTTAAACAGCTGGGAGCCAACCTTATCCGTATACCTGTGGATGAACATGGAATGGATATTGAAGAAGTGGAGAAAGCTTTAAAAAGCACAACCATCAGTTTACTTTATATTATTCCTCATCATCACCATCCAACAACGGTAACCATGAGTCAGTTGCGCAGAACCAGGTTACTTGAATTGATAAAAGCTTATCAATTACCTGTTATAGAGGATGACTACGATTATGATTTCCATTATAGCAATAGTCCGGTTCTACCGCTGGCAAGCGCAGATCATGATAGTCATGTACTTTATATAGGTTCTTTTACGAAACTTTTAGCTCCCTCTTGCAGAATTGGTTACTTAATTGGTGCCACCAATTTTATTATTCAGGCTACAAATTTCAAAAGATTGATTGACCTGAGAGGGGATACCATGATGGAAGAAGCATTATCTGTCATTATAAATAGTGGAGAATTAGCCAGGCATATCAAAAAATCTAAAAAAGTATACCATGAGCGTTGTGACCAGACCGCACTGTTGATAGCTGACCAGCTTTCTCATGCAGTAGATTTTACCAAACCACAGGGAGGCCTGGCATTGTGGCTGAAATTTAAAGCGGAATATCCACTAGCTGACGTGATTGCAAAAGCGCGTTTCTCTGGTTTATTATTTACTGGTAGTGCCTATTATGAAGGAGCAGATCAAAAACATAATGGAATTCGTTTCGGTTTTGCTTCTTTAAAAGAAAGTGAAATGAATCGTGCTGTAGAAATACTGCGCAAAATCACCATTTAA
- a CDS encoding MlaD family protein has protein sequence MSATENKRSIVVGIFIFIGLAIFIAAVLTLGGKQKRFVSSITLKAVFNNVNGIQAGNNIFFSGVKIGTVSKINFYGNAQVEVTMHIEEAAQKYIHKNSVAKQGSEGFIGNKMIEILPGQGDAPQVEDGDRINVATALGPEDIMKTLQANNKNILVITEDFKKVTTDMLQGKGTLGTLLADTVMAGRLRQMTINLENASASTARVTSAVAQYTSKLNTKGTLTNELLTDTTVFASLKTAVKSLQNTAASASEMTNNLKVTSNKLNSDKNAVGVLLNDEQTAAKLKNTVSNLESSTKKLDENMEALQHNFLLRGFFKKKAKADAAAKEKSTQDPK, from the coding sequence ATGAGCGCTACAGAAAACAAAAGATCAATAGTTGTAGGAATTTTCATCTTTATCGGACTTGCTATTTTCATCGCCGCAGTACTTACCTTAGGTGGCAAGCAAAAACGATTTGTAAGTAGTATTACCTTAAAAGCGGTTTTCAATAACGTAAATGGTATACAAGCTGGTAATAATATCTTCTTTTCAGGAGTGAAAATCGGAACGGTAAGCAAAATCAACTTTTACGGGAATGCACAAGTAGAAGTTACGATGCATATCGAAGAAGCTGCACAAAAATATATACATAAGAACTCTGTGGCTAAACAAGGTTCTGAAGGCTTTATTGGAAATAAAATGATTGAAATCCTGCCTGGTCAGGGGGATGCTCCACAAGTAGAAGACGGAGACCGGATTAATGTCGCAACTGCTTTGGGGCCAGAAGATATCATGAAGACTTTACAAGCAAATAACAAGAATATCCTGGTGATTACTGAAGATTTTAAAAAGGTAACCACTGATATGCTGCAGGGAAAAGGAACATTGGGAACTTTACTGGCCGACACTGTTATGGCAGGCCGTTTACGTCAAATGACTATTAATCTGGAAAATGCTTCAGCAAGTACGGCAAGAGTAACATCAGCAGTTGCTCAATATACTTCTAAACTAAATACAAAAGGTACGCTGACTAACGAATTGCTGACTGATACAACAGTGTTTGCCAGCTTGAAAACAGCGGTTAAAAGTTTACAAAATACAGCAGCATCAGCTTCTGAAATGACGAATAACCTGAAAGTAACGAGCAATAAACTTAATTCGGATAAAAATGCTGTAGGCGTTTTACTGAATGATGAACAAACTGCTGCTAAATTAAAAAATACAGTTTCCAATCTGGAATCAAGTACTAAAAAGCTGGATGAAAACATGGAAGCTTTACAACATAACTTCCTGCTAAGAGGATTCTTTAAAAAGAAAGCTAAAGCTGATGCAGCTGCTAAAGAAAAATCAACACAAGATCCTAAATAA